Part of the Natrononativus amylolyticus genome, GACCCGTTCCTGATGGATATCGCGGGTCTGTACGACCGCGACAGCGCGACCGAAAGCGGCTTCGCGTACGACCGCCTCTAGGCCGATCCAACCGGATCGTTTCGTCTCGTTTCTAACCGTTCAGCGAAGCATACAGCCCGTTTGAACGGACGTACCGCTTCAGTTTGGTTTACATACCTCGCTCTCGTCGCCGCACGAACCTCAACCGGGTACAATCCTGCCGGTTCGGTGGATGAATGTTGTCGTCCGTCCAGTTTCCGCCTCCGTCTTGCCTCCGTCAGACATCGCAGTCGAATCGACTGCAATGAACGGAACGAATTCGTTACTCCACAGCTAACACCGCTGTTAGTCTATCTATAGTAATGGGTTGTGGGCGTCTGTGTTGCTATCATGTCCGTGCACCGTTCGCCGTCTCGAACAGTCGTCACGGACAATCGACCATGACACGATACGGAACTACCGCCGATCGGGCTGTACCGACCGCCGAGAAGGGTGTCTGTTCACAGCAGCGTCGGCGTTCCGTGTCCGAGACGGCACGAGCGAACACGGTGCGAACGAAGGTGACTACCTAATGTGTGGAATTATCGGCCGCGTCGGAGACGGGGATGCTATCGACACGCTCCTCACTGGACTCGAGAATCTCGAATACCGCGGCTACGACTCCGCCGGCGTCGCCGTCCAGAACGGCGCCGGCATCAAGGTGCAGAAGCGCTCCGGAAAGGTACAGGAGCTGAAAAACTCGATCAACGGCGCGCCGCTCGAGGGCCGAGTGGGTATCGGCCACACGCGCTGGAGTACACACGGACCGCCGACCGACGAGAACGCACACCCCCACACCGACTCGACGGCCGACGTCGCGGTCGTTCACAACGGGATCATCGAGAACTACGCGACGCTGAAGACCCAACTGCGCGAGCAGGGCCACGAGTTCACGAGCGACACCGACACCGAGGTCATCCCCCACCTCATCCAGCAGTACCTGGACGAGGACATGGAGAACGAGGCCGCGTTCCGCCGCGCGATCGAGCGCCTCGAGGGGAGTTACGCCGTCGCGGTCATGTTCTCCGGCGAGCACGTCATCTACGCGGCCCGTCAGGGGTCGCCGCTGGTCGTCGGCATCGAGGACGACGAGTTCTTCCTCGCCAGCGACGTCCCGGCGTTCCTCGAGTACACCGACAGCGTCGTCTACCTCGAGGACGGCGACGTCGCGATCGTCGAACCCGACGGCGTCGAGTTTACGGATCTCGACGGCAACGCGATCGTTCGCGAGCCCGAAACCGTCGACTGGGACCCCGAACAGGCCGGGAAAGGCGAGTACGACCACTTCATGCTCAAGGAGATCTACGAGCAGCCGACCTCGCTCTCCCAGGCGATCGAGGGCCGGATCGACCCCGAGACCGGCTCGATCGACCTCGACGGTTTCCCCGCCGGCACGTTCGAGGGCGTCGACAGCGTCCAGTTCGTCGCCTGCGGGACGTCCTACCACGCGGCGCTGTACGGCTCGCTCACGCTGACTCAGGCCGGCGTCCAGTCGACCGCGCTGCTCGCCAACGAGTACAGCGTCTCCGCCCCGCCGGTCGACGAGAACACGCTCGTCATCGCGGTCACCCAGAGCGGCGAGACCGCCGACACCCTCAGCGCGCTCCGAAAAGCCAGTGAGAACGGCGCTCAGACGGTCACCGTGACCAACGTCGTCGGCTCGACCGCCTCGCGGGAGGCCGACGACACGCTGTTGATCCGCGCCGGTCCCGAAATCGGCGTCGCAGCCACCAAGACGTTCTCCTCGCAGGCGGTTATGCTCACCCTGCTCGGCCAGCGGATCACCGCCGACGTCCGCGGGGAGGAGTCGGTCGGCGACCTCTCGCCGCTGCTCTCGGATCTCGAGCGGATGCCCGATCAGATCGAGTCGGTGCTCGAACGCTCCGCCGCCCGGGAGATCGCCGAGGAGTACGACGGCAGCCAGTCGTACTTCTTCATCGGCCGCGGCCTCGGCTTCCCGGTCGCCCTCGAGGGCGCGCTCAAGTTCAAGGAGATCACCTACGAGCACGCCGAAGGGTTCGCCTCCGGCGAGCTGAAACACGGCCCGCTCGCGCTCGTCACCCCCGACACGCCGGTGTTCGCGGTGTTCACCGGGGTGGAAGACGAGAAGACGCTGAAGAACGCAGAGGAGGCCCAGACCCGCGGCGCCCCGGTGATCGCGGTCTGTCCGGAGGGCCACCCGGCGACGGACATCGCGGACGCCCACCTCGAGATTCCCGAGGCGGACTCGGATCTGGCGGGACTGCTCGCGAACGTCCAGCTCCAGCTCGTCTCCTACTACGCAGCCGACCTGCTCGACCGTCCGATCGACAAGCCGCGAAACCTGGCGAAGAGCGTCACCGTCGAGTAACGGGTCGGTGTACCGGTCGAACGATCACCGTTAGATCGCACCTCGAGTCGGCGTCGTCGTCCCGTTAGAAACGCGCGTTCGTCTTGCGTTTCGACAGGTACGTCCTCGAACTGATAGCCCGGACTGGCGCCGACCTCGGCTGTTTATCGACCGCGTCTTCGCCGGAGGGCCGTTTTCGAGCGCGTCTTTCCAGCCTCGAGGCGCTGTCGGAATCCCACACAACTGTCGGTTTTCACTTGTCCTGGTGAAAAGGGAGCGCGACTGTGACACGGGATTCGACCCTATTTGCGACGGCGTGATCGATCAGTCCAGGGGATAGATTCAGTGACCGGTACGCGCTCGTTCCGAACGAGCTTTCGACGAAAAAGTTGCTCCGCTACTGAGGCGGGTCTGCGGAGTCACCAAAGCCGCTGCCGTACGTTTCGATAACGTCCGTGATAGTGACTTCGTACGCATCGTACCACTCTGTCCACCGCCGTTTCGCCGTTCTGTGGTCTGAATCCGCTCCGAACGCCTCGAGCGCGTCCAGCGACTCCCAGTAGTAGACGACGAGCACCTCGTCACTCTCCGGATCGGTCCACGTTCGTTTGCCGAGATACCCGTCCGTGTCTTCGGCAGCCGCTTGTACCGCGTCGTTCAACTCGTGGAACTCCTCATCGTACTCCCCCGGATCAAGCCGGAACGTGACGAGATACATCGATACCCGTCCAATCGCTCACGCAGTCAAAAAGGCCTTCTACGTGAACGCGAGAACGCATCTCGCATACTCTTCGGATCGATATGCAGATTCTCTTCCGGATGGTCCATCACCTTCAGAACGAAATACCGCGGTACGGCGCACTGCAGACGTCCCCTCTACTCAGCAGACCGTTTGTATCAATCCGGTTCTCGAGGCGAATCGGTCTCCGATACGTGGCCCTCGGCAAATCCAATTCGACGGAGAAACGCTACTACGATCCGGCGCGGTCGATCGGCCGGCGGCGTGGCCGATACCGGTACACTGACCCCCTCCTCGAGGGGACGAACACCGATCTCGTCGTCTCGGACTCGCTGGGACCTCGCGCGTTACGACCACGTTCCACCGTCGTCCGAGTCGTTATCTGCGTCGTCGTCCGAGTCGTTATCCGCGTCATCGTCTGCGTCGTCGTCCGATTCGTTATCCGCGTCGTCGTGTCCCGGTGGTTCGTCGTCGTGTCCCGGCGGCCCGTCGTCGCCCTCGTTCGAGTGGACGAGCTCGCCGTCGATGTAGATCTCCGCGTCGCCGTCGAGTCGGTGTAACTCGACGTCGCCCTCGAACTGGTAGGTGTGACTGTTCGACTCGAGCTCCCCGCTTGCGGTCGTGCCGTCGACCGACGCCTCCGAGTCGGTCTGTGAATCTCCCGGCTCGAGGGCGTCTTCGACGCTAAACTCGTACGCGACGGCGTTGGAACCGGTCGCTTCGATATCGAGGGTGTGGGCGAGTTCGTCGTCCTCTTCGTCTCCGTTCCCGGACTCATCGGTTCCGTCTCCGTTCTCGTTGCTGTCGTCACCGTTTCCGTCTTCGTCACCGGATTCGCCGTCTCCCGAGCCCTCGTCATCGGCGCTGTCGTCACCGCTCTCGTCTTCTCCGCGCTCCTCGCCGTCACCTTCCTGGTCACTCTCGTCCTCGCCGCCGGTGTCGTCGGCCGCCTCGTCTTCGGCATCCGGTTCGTCGTCGCCGATAGCCGGGAACCCGGAGTCGACGATGCCGCTTGCACCCACCGAGAGGGCGACACCGACACCGAACAGCACGATGCCGAACAGGATCAACCCGCCGTGAATCCCGCTAAATGACTGGTCTCGCCCGGTTCGTGCGTCTTCGGCAGTATCTCGAGTGTGCATGAGTTTTCACTCCGGATATCGTAGCTTTCTACCGGTCGCGGTCGACGGTTTCGCCGGGTGTGGTGGTGGCGCCGACGTCGAGTCTGAGGCCGGGCGTGAGGCTGGTGTTGATGCCCGTTTTGACCTCGTCGCCGGCGACGACGCCGAATTTGCGCCGCCCGGTCGCGGTTCGTTCGCCCTTGACGGTGAACTCGATCGTCTCGTCGTCGTGTCGGAGGTTGGCGACGGTGGTGCCGGCGCCGAAGTTGACGTCCCGGCCCAGCACGCTGTCGCCGACGTAGGAGAGGTGGCCGACCGTCGCACCGGGCGAGAGCACGCTGTTTTTGATCTCGACGGCGTGACCGACTTTTGCGCCCTCGCCGAGGAGGGTCGCGCCCCGAATGTAGGCGTTCGGGCCGACGGTGGCGCCCTCGCGGATCAGCGCCGGTCCCTCGACGACGACGCCCGATTCGATCTCAGCACCCGACTCGACGACGACGGGACCCTCGAGGCGGGCGTCCTCGCTGACTTCGCCGTCAATCCGCCCCTCGAGTTCGCCGAGTTTCCACTCGTTGGCCTCGAGGAGTTCCCAGGGGCGACCGACGTCCATCCACCGCTCGAGGGTGACCGGGGTCACCGCGTACTCGTCGATCACCCGCGCGAGGACGTCCGTGATCTCGTGTTCGCCCCGGTCGCTCTCGGGCACCTCGAGCCACTCGGCGGCGTCGGCTGGGAAGGCGTAGGCGCCGGCGTTGGCGAGGTTCGTCGGCGGCTCGCTCGGTTTTTCGACGATACCGGTGACGGTCCCATCGATCGTGCTGAGCACCCCGTAGTTCCGGGGATCGTCGACCTCGAACGCGCAGACGGCGGGAGATTCGGCGAACAGCCGGTCGATCGCCGCCTGGTCGTAGAGGTTGTCGCCGTTGAGGACGGCGAACGGCCCGTCGATGTGCTCGCGGGCGGTGTTGACGGCGTGGGCGGTCCCGGCTTGTTCCTCCTGAATCGCGTACTGTATCGGAACGCCGCGGTAGCGGTCGCCGAAGTGATCCCGGACGGTGTCGGCCTCGTAGCCGATTACGAGCACGACCTCCGTCGCGCCGGCGTCTATCGCCGCGTCGACCGTGTGGGCGACCAGCGGCCGGTCGGCGACCGGGAGCATGGGTTTCGGAAGCGACGCGGAGAGCGGTCGAATGCGCGTGCCTTCGCCCGCCGCGAGAACGATAGCTTTCATCGATACACTCACTCGAGTCACGGTACGCATAATTATACGGTTT contains:
- the glmS gene encoding glutamine--fructose-6-phosphate transaminase (isomerizing), translated to MCGIIGRVGDGDAIDTLLTGLENLEYRGYDSAGVAVQNGAGIKVQKRSGKVQELKNSINGAPLEGRVGIGHTRWSTHGPPTDENAHPHTDSTADVAVVHNGIIENYATLKTQLREQGHEFTSDTDTEVIPHLIQQYLDEDMENEAAFRRAIERLEGSYAVAVMFSGEHVIYAARQGSPLVVGIEDDEFFLASDVPAFLEYTDSVVYLEDGDVAIVEPDGVEFTDLDGNAIVREPETVDWDPEQAGKGEYDHFMLKEIYEQPTSLSQAIEGRIDPETGSIDLDGFPAGTFEGVDSVQFVACGTSYHAALYGSLTLTQAGVQSTALLANEYSVSAPPVDENTLVIAVTQSGETADTLSALRKASENGAQTVTVTNVVGSTASREADDTLLIRAGPEIGVAATKTFSSQAVMLTLLGQRITADVRGEESVGDLSPLLSDLERMPDQIESVLERSAAREIAEEYDGSQSYFFIGRGLGFPVALEGALKFKEITYEHAEGFASGELKHGPLALVTPDTPVFAVFTGVEDEKTLKNAEEAQTRGAPVIAVCPEGHPATDIADAHLEIPEADSDLAGLLANVQLQLVSYYAADLLDRPIDKPRNLAKSVTVE
- a CDS encoding antibiotic biosynthesis monooxygenase family protein, with the protein product MYLVTFRLDPGEYDEEFHELNDAVQAAAEDTDGYLGKRTWTDPESDEVLVVYYWESLDALEAFGADSDHRTAKRRWTEWYDAYEVTITDVIETYGSGFGDSADPPQ
- a CDS encoding DNA polymerase V family protein, producing the protein MHTRDTAEDARTGRDQSFSGIHGGLILFGIVLFGVGVALSVGASGIVDSGFPAIGDDEPDAEDEAADDTGGEDESDQEGDGEERGEDESGDDSADDEGSGDGESGDEDGNGDDSNENGDGTDESGNGDEEDDELAHTLDIEATGSNAVAYEFSVEDALEPGDSQTDSEASVDGTTASGELESNSHTYQFEGDVELHRLDGDAEIYIDGELVHSNEGDDGPPGHDDEPPGHDDADNESDDDADDDADNDSDDDADNDSDDGGTWS
- the glmU gene encoding bifunctional sugar-1-phosphate nucleotidylyltransferase/acetyltransferase, whose amino-acid sequence is MKAIVLAAGEGTRIRPLSASLPKPMLPVADRPLVAHTVDAAIDAGATEVVLVIGYEADTVRDHFGDRYRGVPIQYAIQEEQAGTAHAVNTAREHIDGPFAVLNGDNLYDQAAIDRLFAESPAVCAFEVDDPRNYGVLSTIDGTVTGIVEKPSEPPTNLANAGAYAFPADAAEWLEVPESDRGEHEITDVLARVIDEYAVTPVTLERWMDVGRPWELLEANEWKLGELEGRIDGEVSEDARLEGPVVVESGAEIESGVVVEGPALIREGATVGPNAYIRGATLLGEGAKVGHAVEIKNSVLSPGATVGHLSYVGDSVLGRDVNFGAGTTVANLRHDDETIEFTVKGERTATGRRKFGVVAGDEVKTGINTSLTPGLRLDVGATTTPGETVDRDR